The window GAGCTGCAGCGCCTCCCCCAGCGTCACCGCGATGTCCGCCGAGGTTTCCGCGTCGGCGCGGGGGTCGTCCACGGCGAAGATGGGCATGGCGAGCATCCCCACCGCGCCCGCGACCTGCCGGCAGTAGAGCCGCAGGTCGTCGTCGGTGGGCGCGATCTCGCCGCCGCGGGCGTCGCGCTCCATGCCGTCCAGCAGATGGCGGAACTCGGCGGTGGGCAGGGCGAACCGCGCGCGCGCGTCCGCCAAAGCCTGCGCGATGGCGCAGCTGGGCTCGCCGGCGTCCAGGCGGTCGATCTCCGCGCGCCAGGCGTCCAGGGCCGCGAGCTTGGCCGTCTCCGGCTGTTCGCCGTCGGCGATGTCGTCGATCTCGCGGCAATAGGCGTAAACGGCGTAGATGGCCGCGCGCCGGTCGGGGGGCAGCAGGCGCATTCCCCAGAAGAAGGAGGAGCCGGCGTTGCGCACCATGGCGCGCACGAGGTCGTGGGGATCGGCGCCGGCCGCGGTGTCGGCGGCGGTCGTGGTGTCGGCGGGGGGCGTCATGCGCGGGGCTCCTCGCGCGGGCGGTCGGGCGTGGACGCCGGGGCAAAGCGCCGGGCGAGCAGCGTGCCCAGCGCGCCGCGCGCGGCGACGGCGAGCTTCATGGGCTTGCCCAGCTCGACGCGGACGGCGAGCGGGTCCTGGCGGCGCAGCCGCCCGGTGAGCGCCCGGGCCAGCGCCACGATCGCGGCGGACTCCAGCGCCAGCCGGGCGTCCGCCAGATGCCGGGGCAGGGCTTCGGCGCGCGGCAGCAGCGTTTCCACGCCGTCCAGGCAGCGGTCGATCACCCGCCGGACGCCCGCCGAGGCGTGGTCGCGCGCCAGGGCGGTGACGGCCTCGCCCTGCTCGGCCAGCCAGGGTTCCGGCAGGTAGACGCGGTCCAGGGTCAGGTAGTCGGTTTGGCAGTCCTGCAGGTGGTTGAGCACCTGCAGCAGGTCGCACAGTGCGTCGCTGTAGGGCCAGAGCGCCCGGTCCTCGCCGTGCAGGTCGAGCAGGAAGCGGCCCACGGGCGAGGCGGAATAGCGGCAGTAGCCCAGCAGGTCGTCCCAGCCGTCGTAGCGGCCCTTCACGGCGTCCTGCTTGAAGGCGGTGACGAGGTCCAGGCCGTGTTGCGCCGGCACACCCGTCGCCGTCAGGCTCTGGCGCAGGCGGTGCGCGGTGGCCAGCGCGGGATCGTCGGCCTCGGGATCGGTGAGCGCGCGGCCGAAGGCGTCCAGGCGGGCCACCTTGTCGTCGGGCGACAGCTCGGGGTGGTCGGCGATGTCGTCGATGGCGCGCGCGAAGGCGTAATAGGCCATGACGTGCGGCCGCAGCGGCCGCGCGATGAGCTTGGACGCGACGGGAAAGTTCTCGTCCCCGGCCCATTTCCCGGAGGGCGTTTCCAT of the Limimonas halophila genome contains:
- the hpnD gene encoding presqualene diphosphate synthase HpnD: MTPPADTTTAADTAAGADPHDLVRAMVRNAGSSFFWGMRLLPPDRRAAIYAVYAYCREIDDIADGEQPETAKLAALDAWRAEIDRLDAGEPSCAIAQALADARARFALPTAEFRHLLDGMERDARGGEIAPTDDDLRLYCRQVAGAVGMLAMPIFAVDDPRADAETSADIAVTLGEALQLTNILRDLGDDAARGRLYLPRELLEANGVSARTPEGVLADPNLPAACRDLAETAEARFQRARALLRDVSPTTAKPCRLMLEMYARLLRRLRDNDWRAPEQRLSIPKRDKLAVVLRHGLR
- the hpnC gene encoding squalene synthase HpnC, with protein sequence METPSGKWAGDENFPVASKLIARPLRPHVMAYYAFARAIDDIADHPELSPDDKVARLDAFGRALTDPEADDPALATAHRLRQSLTATGVPAQHGLDLVTAFKQDAVKGRYDGWDDLLGYCRYSASPVGRFLLDLHGEDRALWPYSDALCDLLQVLNHLQDCQTDYLTLDRVYLPEPWLAEQGEAVTALARDHASAGVRRVIDRCLDGVETLLPRAEALPRHLADARLALESAAIVALARALTGRLRRQDPLAVRVELGKPMKLAVAARGALGTLLARRFAPASTPDRPREEPRA